One region of Dysidea avara chromosome 1, odDysAvar1.4, whole genome shotgun sequence genomic DNA includes:
- the LOC136249487 gene encoding uncharacterized protein, with protein sequence MTDFFYVIVLVFTAVTSGSALIQKVEDDYYFELQLGMTAEYPAESCKEIYNKNPVGHNQSGYYWIKSRETTMKVYCDMHMICGCIQGGWMKIADVHDGQNCPSTWKSSTVPGTSIKVCRSGKDAGGAYSATYSTEGACEGFQHFCGKITGYPKGTPDGFNPRWIGGKQINDPYLDGLSITYGKPRKHLWSLAMGTCPCYKTPGPNPPAFVRDYYYCGGAFSQQNSSLPVWDGESCSSDNSCCSQAGMPYFYRRLPVPVKEDIEVRICNNQPYNDEAILVGSMELYVL encoded by the exons atgacTGACTTCTTCTATGTGATAGTGCTTGTCTTCACAGCAGTGACTAGTGGGTCAGCACTGATCCAAAAGGTAGAGGATGATTACTACTTTGAACTGCAGCTGGGAATGACTGCAGAGTATCCAGCAGAGTCTTGCAAGGAGATATACAATAAGAACCCTGTAGGCCATAATCAGTCAGGATATTACTGGATCAAATCACGTGAAACGACAATGAAG GTCTACTGTGATATGCACATGATTTGTGGCTGTATACAAGGTGGATGGATGAAGATTGCTGATGTACATGATGGTCAAAACTGTCCATCAACATGGAAAAGTTCAACTGTACCTGGCACCTCAATAAAAGTGTGTAGGTCTGGCAAAGATGCTGGTGGAGCTTACTCAGCTACCTATTCAACTGAGGGAGCTTGTGAAGGCTTTCAACATTTCTGTGGTAAAATAACTGGTTATCCAAAAGGCACTCCTGATGGGTTCAATCCAAGATGGATAGGTGGTAAGCAAATTAATGATCCTTACCTTGACGGCCTCTCCATTACATATGGTAAACCTCGCAAGCATCTGTGGAGCCTAGCAATGGGAACCTGCCCTTGCTATAAAACTCCAGGGCCAAACCCTCCTGCTTTTGTTAGGGATTACTACTACTGTGGTGGTGCtttttcacagcaaaattcCAGCCTTCCCGTTTGGGATGGTGAAAGTTGTTCTTCAGATAACAGTTGCTGTTCTCAAGCTGGTATGCCATACTTCTATCGACGACTCCCAGTGCCAGTCAAGGAAGACATTGAAGTTAGAATTTGCAATAATCAACCTTATAATGATGAGGCAATTCTAGTTGGATCTATGGAGCTCTATGTTTTGTAA